The Mucilaginibacter rubeus genomic interval CAATACCCTTACGGGTAAAAAAGGACTTGCCAAAACATCGCAAACTCCCGGTAAAACACAGCTCATCAATCATTTTTTGATTAACGAGAGCTGGTACATTGTGGATTTACCCGGTTATGGTTATGCCCGTGCCTCCAAAACCGAAAAAGCCAAATGGGATAAGTTTATTCATACTTATCTGGATAAACGCGAGAGTCTGCAATGTGTAATGGTGCTGATAGACAGCAGACTGGAGCCGCAAAAGATTGATCTTGAATTTTGCAACTGGCTTGGCGAAAAAGGCCTGTCATTTGTGCTGGTGTTTACCAAGGCTGATAAACAATCAAGCGTTAAAACCGATCAAAGCATTGCCAAGTTCAGGAAAGCCCTGATGGCTACATTTGAGGAAGCGCCGCAGTTTTTCATCACATCATCAGAAACGCAACTCGGTCGCGAAGAAATACTGGAGTTTATTGATGTAGTAAATCAGAATTTTGAGGTACCAACATTTTTAGGTTCCCCTCTTGAGAGGGGGCGCGAAGAATAGCGCGATGGCAGGGGTGTGTTATGCAAGCGATTAGCAACATCGCTTATAAAACAAATGAAGAAACACACCCCTACACCCCTCTCAAGAGGGGAATCACTCAGGTCCGAGCTTTTGAACGAATTAAAAGAAGCTCCCCTCTTGAGAGGGGCGCGAAGAATAGCGTGATGGCAGGGGTGTGTTATGCAAGCGACAAGCGACATCGTTCATATAACAAATGAAGAAACACACCCCTACACCCCTCTCAAGAGGGGAATCGCTCAGGTCCGAGCTTTTGAACGAATTAAAAGAAGCTCCCCTCTTGAGAGGGGGCGCGAAGGAATAGCGTGATGGCAGGGGTGTGTTATGCAAGCGATTAGCAACAATGATTGTATAACACATGGAGAAACACCCCCCTCCCCCCTATCAAGAGGGGAATCGCACTGGGCCGCGCTTTTGAATAATATAAAGTAAAATTGCAATAAACAACTCATCCTAAACTATTGCCACGTACTATTATCCCATATAATCCCCGGTTAAAAGAGTTAGCCAAGCGATTGAGAAATGATAGCACAATTGGCGAAATATTGCTTTGGAAGAGTTGAAAGACAAGCAAGGTTACGGCTATGATTTTCATCGCCAAAAGCCATTGCTAAATTATATTGTCGATTTCTATTGTTTCGAGTTAAATTTGATAATTGAAATTGATGGCCAATATCATAACCATGAAGAAGTTTACAGACTGGACATGATACGACAACAGGAACTTGAAAAATACAACTTAACAATTATTCGGTTTACCGAAATGGAAGTAAGAAAAGATATGCCTAATGTTTTAAGAACAATTGAGCAACACATAGAGAAACTTAACACGAACAACTTATAATATACCTCCTCCTCTTTGAGAGAAAAGGAATTTCATATCATGAAAAAATACTTATCCTTAGTAACTTTTGCCCACACCATTTTTGCCATGCCGTTTGCATTTATCGGCTTCTTTTTGGCGGTGACTACAACCCAATATCATTTTGACTGGCTTAAGCTGGTTTTAATGGTGCTGTGTATGGTATTTGCGCGTAACTCGGCTATGGCCTTTAACCGCTACCTGGACAGGGATATCGATATTCAAAACCCGCGCACCAAACAACGTGATATCCCGGCAGGGCGTATTACGCCAAAAGCAGCTTTAACATTTGTGATTATTAACTGCTTGTTGTTTATTACAGCAACCTGGTTTATCAATAAGCTTTGCTTCTTCCTGTCGCCGGTGGCTTTATTTGTGGTGATGGGTTATAGCGCTACCAAACGTTTTACGGCGCTGTGCCATTTGGTTTTAGGTTTGGGTTTATCACTTGCCCCTATTGGAGCTTACCTGGTGGTTACCGGTCAGTTTGCCATTACCCCGATATTCTTTTCATTATCAGTATTGTGCTGGGTAAGCGGCTTTGATATTATCTATGCCCTTCAGGACGAAGATTTTGATCGCAGCCAAAACCTGCACTCTATCCCCGCTTACTTGGGTAAGGTGAATGCGTTGAGACTCTCTACCTTTTTACATGTGCTTTCGGCTATCTTTATCATGATGCCGGCTATCGAAACGCATGTAGGTATCCTTTACTACGTGGGTATCGCGTTCTTTTGCGCCATGCTGATTTACCAGCACCTGCTTGTAAAACCCAACGACCTCAGCCGCGTTAACTTTGCGTTTATGACAACCAATGGCATTGCCAGCGTAGTATTTGCCGTATTGTTCTTGCTCGATAGGATATGGATACACTAACCGCCCTTAACAAGTTCAGGAAATATTTTGAAAGCTTTGTTCCGCTCAATGACGAAGAGTGGCAAGCCTTATCGCAGTATTTAACGGTAGATCCGTTAAAAAAGAAAAAGTTTTATGTAGAAGCCGGTAAGGTCTGTGATCAAATCGGCCTGGTTGTAAAGGGATCGGTACGTTATTACCACGTTAAGGATGGTGAGGAAATAACCGGTTATTTCAGCTTTGAAGATGAAATGCTGAGCTCATACAAAAGTTTCCTTACACGTACTCCTGCTGTAAACTATATTCAGGCACTTGAAGATTCAGTTATCGTAAATCTGAGCTACAAAAACCTGCAACAAGCATGCATGAATGAGTTGCTCGGTTTTAAGATGGAACGTTTTGGCAGGTTAATAGCCGAGCATTATCTTATTTGCTACGAAGAACGTGTTACCTCATTTATCACACAATCGCCCGAAGAACGCTACAGCCAGCTACTTGAAACCGGTGGCGAAGCACTGTACCGAATTCCGCAACATTATATCGCCAACTTTTTAGGAATTACCCCGGTTTCGCTATCGCGGATCAGGCGAAGGATCATGAAAATAAGCGCTTGATTTGAGGTGAAAGTTTAAAGGCGAAAGGTAAAAGGCGAAAGGCTAAAGGTTTTTCTTAAAAGCCGTAGGCAAAAAGTCGAAAAGAAAAAAGCCCAAAGCTGAAGGCTTAAAGCCGAAAGCAGATAAAATTCAAAAATCCACCTAAATCCGAAATCGAAATTCCGAACTCCGAAATCCCCCAATTCCTTATCTTTTGTTAACGTTTTGATTTACAAAGGGCACCTACCTTTGTTATACACAAAACGAAAAAGATCATGCATACTATATTAGGAGCTGGCGGTCCGGTAGCGAACGCCCTTACTAAAGAGTTAATCAACCATAACGAAACTATCCGCTTAGTTAGCCGCAAACCGGTTAATACCAATAACAACAACAAAGTAACCTGGCAAAAAGCCGACTTGTTAAATTATGATGAAGTACTGTCCGCAGCACAAGGATCAACAGTAATTTATCTTGTTGCAGGCTTGGTTTATGATAAAGATATCTGGCGCGCGCAATGGCCGGTGATCATGCAAAACGTGATCAATGCTACCAAAGCAACCGGTGCGCGTTTAATATTTTTTGATAACGTTTACATGTACGGCCTGGTTAACGGTGCCATGACCGAAAACACATCCTACAAACCCAGCAGTGTTAAAGGCGAGATTCGTGCAGGGATTGCAGAAATGCTCATGAACGAAGTCGAGGCAGGAAATATCAACGCGACTATAGCCCGTGCACCTGATTTTTATGGCGCCCCGATTAACAGCTTTGTTGATATGATGGTGCTGAGCAATTACGCCAAAAAACAAAACGCACAATGGATAGGCAATCCGGATTGTAAACACAATTTTATTTATGTGCCCGACGCAGGTAAGGCTATGTTCATGCTTGGTCAGGCCCCCGATAGCGGCAACCAGATCTGGCACCTCCCTACTCCGCCGGCCATTACCGGTAAACAGTTTTTGGATATTGCCGCCAGGATTTATAAAGTTGAACCAAAATATACGCGCGTTAATAAAGCAATGCTGTGGCTGTTCGGTTTATTTAAAAAGGTAGTAATGGGCACAGTGGAGATGTATTATCAATACGATCACGATTATATTTTCGACAGCAGCAAATTTGAGAAAGCATTCAACTTTAAACCAACAAGCTATGAGGATGGCATAACCGAAATATCAAAAACTCTTCATAAGTCTTAAGTATGGAGTTGTAAATAGCTGTTTAAAAACAAAAAACGCCATTGCGAGGCACGAAGCAATAGCGAACTATACAGAGTGGACCTGCAAATCGGGGATTGCTTCGTGCCTCGCAATGACGTGGTGGATATACTTTTCGTTTATCAAATAAAACACATTTAAACGTGTATTATTTGCACATCTCCAACCATAATCTGCACATTTGCACATAAGCATATCTGCACATCTAAAAATTATGATCCACAAAAAAACAAGAACATATATCCCGGCTTCCATTGATATTAAATGGGAAACGCTTGAACCTTTTTATAAAGAACTGCTTGATCGTCCTATTCATTCGGTTGAAGAACTGGAAAAATGGCTGCGCGATAAAAGTGAGCTTGAGGCTGCATTGGAAGAAGATTTTGCCTGGCGCTACATCCGCATGACCTGCGATACTACCAGCGAGGAGCTGCTTCAGAAATTCCAATACTTTGCTACCGAAATTGAGCCTAAAATAGCCCCCTTCAGTAACGAACTCAATAAAAAGCTGGTTGCCAGCGAGTATGTTGACAAACTGGACAGCCATAAGTATTTCGTTTTCCTCCGTGCTGTAAAAAAAGCGTTGGAACTTTTCCGCGAGGAAAATATCCCGGTACAAACCGAGATCCAGGTTGAGCAGCAGAAATACCAGTCGATAACCGGTTCTATGTCGGTGCATGTTGACGATAAGGAGTTTACCTTAGAGCAGGCATTAGTATTTTTAAAAGGTACCGACCGTGTCAAGCGCCAGGAAGTTTGGGAAAAGATCACCAACCGCCGTTTACAGGATAAAGAAAAGCTGAACGAGCTTTTTGACCATCTGCGCAAGCTTCGTCATACAGTAGCTACCAACGCAGGTTTTGAAAACTTCCGCGATTATATGTTCCAGGCTTTAGGCCGTTTTGATTATACCCCGCAGGATTGCTACGCCTTCCATGCGGCTATCGAAACCGAAATTGTTCCAATACTAAGGGCCCAGGCCGAAAAGCGCCGTGAGGCTTTAGGTCTACCTGCCCTTAAACCATGGGATATGGATGTAGATATTTCGGGCAAGCCAGCGCTTAAGCCATTCCAAAATGGTGAAGACCTGATCGAAAAATCAATCCAGTGCTTCAGCAATATTAACCGCTATTTGGGAGAGCGTTTGGAGATCATGAAAGATAACGGCCTGTTTGATGTTGAAAGCCGTAAAGGTAAAGCACCAGGTGGCTACAACTATCCCCTGGCAGAAACAGGCGCTCCGTTCATTTTCATGAACTCGGCCAATACATTCCGCGATTTAACCACGATGCTACACGAAGGGGGCCACGCGGTACATACTTTCCTTACTGCGGACCTCGAGCTGAATGACTTTAAACATTGCCCATCTGAAGTCGCCGAATTAGC includes:
- a CDS encoding UbiA-like polyprenyltransferase translates to MKKYLSLVTFAHTIFAMPFAFIGFFLAVTTTQYHFDWLKLVLMVLCMVFARNSAMAFNRYLDRDIDIQNPRTKQRDIPAGRITPKAALTFVIINCLLFITATWFINKLCFFLSPVALFVVMGYSATKRFTALCHLVLGLGLSLAPIGAYLVVTGQFAITPIFFSLSVLCWVSGFDIIYALQDEDFDRSQNLHSIPAYLGKVNALRLSTFLHVLSAIFIMMPAIETHVGILYYVGIAFFCAMLIYQHLLVKPNDLSRVNFAFMTTNGIASVVFAVLFLLDRIWIH
- a CDS encoding endonuclease domain-containing protein, which encodes MEELKDKQGYGYDFHRQKPLLNYIVDFYCFELNLIIEIDGQYHNHEEVYRLDMIRQQELEKYNLTIIRFTEMEVRKDMPNVLRTIEQHIEKLNTNNL
- a CDS encoding NAD-dependent epimerase/dehydratase family protein, coding for MHTILGAGGPVANALTKELINHNETIRLVSRKPVNTNNNNKVTWQKADLLNYDEVLSAAQGSTVIYLVAGLVYDKDIWRAQWPVIMQNVINATKATGARLIFFDNVYMYGLVNGAMTENTSYKPSSVKGEIRAGIAEMLMNEVEAGNINATIARAPDFYGAPINSFVDMMVLSNYAKKQNAQWIGNPDCKHNFIYVPDAGKAMFMLGQAPDSGNQIWHLPTPPAITGKQFLDIAARIYKVEPKYTRVNKAMLWLFGLFKKVVMGTVEMYYQYDHDYIFDSSKFEKAFNFKPTSYEDGITEISKTLHKS
- a CDS encoding Crp/Fnr family transcriptional regulator; the protein is MDTLTALNKFRKYFESFVPLNDEEWQALSQYLTVDPLKKKKFYVEAGKVCDQIGLVVKGSVRYYHVKDGEEITGYFSFEDEMLSSYKSFLTRTPAVNYIQALEDSVIVNLSYKNLQQACMNELLGFKMERFGRLIAEHYLICYEERVTSFITQSPEERYSQLLETGGEALYRIPQHYIANFLGITPVSLSRIRRRIMKISA
- a CDS encoding M3 family oligoendopeptidase; protein product: MIHKKTRTYIPASIDIKWETLEPFYKELLDRPIHSVEELEKWLRDKSELEAALEEDFAWRYIRMTCDTTSEELLQKFQYFATEIEPKIAPFSNELNKKLVASEYVDKLDSHKYFVFLRAVKKALELFREENIPVQTEIQVEQQKYQSITGSMSVHVDDKEFTLEQALVFLKGTDRVKRQEVWEKITNRRLQDKEKLNELFDHLRKLRHTVATNAGFENFRDYMFQALGRFDYTPQDCYAFHAAIETEIVPILRAQAEKRREALGLPALKPWDMDVDISGKPALKPFQNGEDLIEKSIQCFSNINRYLGERLEIMKDNGLFDVESRKGKAPGGYNYPLAETGAPFIFMNSANTFRDLTTMLHEGGHAVHTFLTADLELNDFKHCPSEVAELASMSMELISMDNWNVYFDNEEDLKRAKRDQLVDVLKTLPWVAVVDQFQHWIYTNPGHTDADRTTAWIEIFEPFGANFADWSEHREALANLWQKQLHIFEVPFYYIEYGMAQLGAIAVWKNYKENPEKGLQQYLNALKLGYTKTIKEIYETAGIKFDFSAAYVKELAEFVKAELDKLN
- the yihA gene encoding ribosome biogenesis GTP-binding protein YihA/YsxC — its product is MIVKSAEFICSNSQVSKLPPPVKAEYAFIGRSNVGKSSLINTLTGKKGLAKTSQTPGKTQLINHFLINESWYIVDLPGYGYARASKTEKAKWDKFIHTYLDKRESLQCVMVLIDSRLEPQKIDLEFCNWLGEKGLSFVLVFTKADKQSSVKTDQSIAKFRKALMATFEEAPQFFITSSETQLGREEILEFIDVVNQNFEVPTFLGSPLERGREE